A window of Nostoc sp. PCC 7120 = FACHB-418 genomic DNA:
CTCAATCCTTATCATGATTACCTCCTCAGTCGCTGGAATAGCGGGAATCACAGCACCCAAAAACTGTTTGAGGAAATTCGCGCCTACGGCTATACCGGTAGTTATGCCACGGTCTCTCGCTTCACTCGTTATCTCAAGACCGTGCCTGGATTTGAACCAGCAAAAGGTTCAAGAAAAAACGCTTCTCTCAGGGTAAGCTCTTCCTCCCATCGTCCTCTCACCCCCAGTCGCGTCACAGCTTTAGTCTTGCGGCGACCAGAATTAATCTAGCGTGGCAAAACTTACTAGAGAAGACGACTCTCTAGATTAGCCAAGTAAGCCTTGGGGTCTCTGCGAAATCGATACTGTTCAATTCTGGCTTTGTGGTGTTTTTGCAATTGAGAGCGTAATTCGAGCCAAGTATGAATATCAACTTGTGCTAAATCAGATGCGGTAAAAGAATGAAGCTTAGTAGCTATCGCACAGGCAAGTTTGACAGAACCACGAATAACGAGAGATGAGGGGGCAACCTTACGACCGGTACAACGACGTTGATGATAACGTAGCATACCAAAAGCGTGTTCTAAGTCATTATTAGTTCTAGGAAAATCTTCAATTTCATAACAATGAAAAAGTCCAGACCAGTAGCTGTGGGTGGTTTTTATAAAGTTATCGATTGCAGTGTTCAGGGTACCAGCTTTCTGCTTTTGTTGAGACATTTCTGTCAACAGTTGCTGATAACTTTGTTTGACCCCAGCAGCATCAAGACCTATTTTATTGTTGAGAATATTACTAGCTTTATCAACCCACTGATATGCAACCCTCACAGGTGAAAATAAAGATGCAGTAGCAGATAATCCCTTAGCTAGAAGGTGTTTTAGGTTAACTAAAGGTGGTGGTAAAGCACTTCTTTTTTCCATCCTTTCTAAGCTTTGTTCTATCAAAGTCAAATTTTCTTGTAACTTTAATCCAGATGCCTCTAACGGTGGATGTCCATCATTGGTTATAGAACTACGGACTGCCGAGCAATAATCTTCAATAATAGTCACCAAATCCTTATCTTCATTGGTAACACTACGTTCAATTTCTCGTAATCCTCTAACTTTTTTTTTTCAATTCCTTTTTTGCATTTCTATCCGCCTCATATATGGGTTTAATTGCTTCTTTCAGGTAATGGTAATGACATAAACCATGAGCAATTTTAGGTAATGCTAACCCAACAGCTTTACGAATTGATTGTTGTCCATCACTAACAACTCCATCAATTGGTACATCCAGTGTATTAGCCACTTCTAATAATAACGCTACTAAATCTTCATTCCTTGATGATAATAAAGTTTTAGCAAGTAAAATTTCTCCTGATAGACAATCTCGAATTACCCATAATACCTCATGTCCAATTTCTGGCTGCATCCCATCAATGGCTAATATCACCCGTCCTTGATTAGCCACTATTGCTTTTAATCTTTTATGGTCTTTTAGCCATAAAGAAAGTAACTCGTCATATCTGTCAATTAAGTGTGTGACCGTTCGTTTACTTATACATATACCCTTTAATTCAAGGTGAGTATGTATTTGAGGAACACTTCTATGTTCCTGGTAGCGTAATGCTCCTATATAAGCAATCACATCCAAACCAAATTCGTTCTGTGGTAGAGCGAGTGACCCTTCTTGCTCTGGTCGATATGCTTTTTTATACCGCATACATGACTTATTTTGACATCGCCGAATTTTTAGCTGTAGTTCTACTACCCCATTTAGCGTTCTTATATGTCGAGGATTATTGTATTCATTCCACATTGCTTGACCACACGAAGGGCATTTTTTTTGAACACAATCGAGTACTTCAAACGATGTTGCCTCTGGTTTTAAACTTTTTCTTACCAAGTTTTTGTACCATTATTTCGTTACAAGCTCAAGATTACAGGATCTCTGCTCCTCTCTAGTAAGTTTTGCCACGCTAGGAATTAATACAGCCTAATGAGCGTGAAGTCATCGCTCAACTACTTTCAGCCCATTCGGATTTGAAGTCAGCTATTGAACTAGCTCAACAGTTTGCATCTCTTGTGCGTCAACGTCTGAGCAAGCAGCTCGATGCTTGGTTAAACAAAGCTAAAAACAGCTCGGTTTCTTTGTTGCGCTCCTTTGCTGTTAGTTTAGAGTCTGACTACAATGCTGTGAAAGCAGGTGTAACTATGTCAGTTAGTAATGGCCCAGTTGAAGGGCATATTAATCGACTGAAAATGTTAAAGCGGCAGATGTATGGTCGCGCCAAAATAGATTTACTGGAGCGACGGTTTTTGTTGACTATGTGAGGAGAAAATTTTGACAATTTACACTTGATTATATGAGTTATAGAAATCAGTTTATCTGGCAAAGAGCGGTTCAACTTGCTATCAATTGTTATAAATTTACCCGCCTATTTCCTCAGTCAGAATTGTATGGTTTAACCAGCCAAATCCGACGTTCATCTGTATCTGTAGCATCTAATATAGCAGAAGGCTATGGTAGACGCTCAAAGCCAGAATACATACAGTTTTTACATATTGCATTAGGTTCTTTGAGAGAATTAGATACGCAATTAATCATTGCAAAAGAAGTAGATTTAGCTGATAAAGACCTTTTTACTCCCATATTGAATGAGGTTGAAGAAATGCAAAGTATATTAGTTGCTACTTTAAACAAACTCAAAGGCTGAAATTATTACTTCTAGTCTTCCGACTTCTGCCTTCTGCCCTCTGCCCTCTGCCCTCTGCCTTTCCCCAACCAAGATCACCAAAAGTTGCCAAGAACCGTATTATGGTTCACATTTAAAACACGCGGACATAATTTGATTCATAAATTTAAGTTTTTGATTGGCTCAAAAGCTTGAAATTACGTTAACTTTTTGTCACGTTATGGTTCAAAATTTGGTCATGCAGGGGGTAAAATCACAGTTATTAGCAGTCTTGTAATGAAAGTCTTTCCGAGTATCAGCGACTTTCTTGTGCTGTTTGCCCAACTGCTGAATAGCTTTCTTGCGACGATTAGAACCCTTTTTGCGTCTTGAAACCTTGCGTTGTGCCAACTTTAATTTACGTTCAGCTTTACGTAAAAACTTTGGCGCTGCTATCCTATCGCCATCTGAAGTAACAATAAAATCAATCAATCCTACATCAATGCCAACAATATTATTGATATCAAGATCAGTCTTGATTGTTGGAACTGTCTTATCTTCTAAGCTCAAAGTCACATAGTAGCCATCTGCTTTTTTGGTTACAGATACAGTTTTAATATCAAACCCGTCTGGTATTGGACGATGAACAATTACTTTGACTGTTCCAATTTTTGACAGTGTTATTTTATCTTTGGTGAAATGCTCCTTTTTGAATTGTGGATAGGTGAAAGTCTTGTACTGACCTTTCCCTTTGAATCTTGGTTTGCCACTACGTTTGCCATTGCTATCTCCTTTTAACCATCGGTCAAAAGCAATTTCAACTTTTTTAGGTACTTCTTGCAACGTCTGAGAATGAATGCTTTTGTACCAAGGTCTGTCCTTCTTTAGTTGGGTTAGCGTTGCCTGTTGACTAAAGCGATTGGGCTTATCTCTTAACTCTGGGATATGACAAACAACAAGTGAGCATCTATCTACGGAGCAACGATTTTGCTCGTACCAATCAAACCTCTGAGCAAGCTGATAATTATACTGGCATCGAAGCATATCTAATGTTTTATCAATATGCAATGCTTGTTCTTTCGTTGGTTTTAGTGGGTACTGATAAGATATTCTCACTTGCTCGACTAATTAAGTGTTACTTTTTTAGTATACACTGATTTAGGCATAACATGAAAGATGATTTTGTTTCAAAAGGAAGGTCTGTTAGCGACCTAAAAGTGCATTTAGTATTGGTTACTAAATATCGGCGTAAAGCGTTTACGTCCGAGATGCTAAGTAGACTAAATGTTGTAATGCAAGAATTATTAGAAAAGTGGGATTGTAAGCTAGTAACGTTTAATGGTGAAGAGGATCATGTACACCTACTCTTTCAGTATCATCCAGACGTTGAACTTAGCAAGTTAGTCAATAATCTAAAGTCTGTATCATCGAGGAAACTTCGCCAAGAATTTGCAGAACATTTAGAAAGTTTCTATTGGAAGGACGTATTTTGGAGTGGTTCTTATTTTGTTGCTAGTTGTGGTGGCGTTACTGTTTCTACACTAAGAAAATATATTGAAGCGCAGGAATCACTCACACAATCAACCTAGAAATTGTTCGTTTCCTCCATATCCTCTTCTCTTGCCTACGGCATTGTTCAGAGCATTGTCGTCAACTCAATCGCATTCATCCCACACTCCTAAAAGTGAGATATGGAACCTCTGCTGAAATCAGTTAAATATTTGTCAAAATTCTAGCTTTTTTCAGGAGAAACTGTAGAATTATTGTTTCTGAAGAAAGAATATCTGCTCTTGCTTCCATGCCAGATTTAATTGCACACTGGCGATCACCTGCTGTTAGTTCCAGTTTTTTTGGTTGGATAGTTACCTCATACATTGCTGGATTATTTTGATTACCAGAGTTAATGACATCAGGAGAAATGGCACTCACACTGCCTTTGAGAGTGCCGTATTCAGTATAGGAACAACTAGAAATTCGTAATTGTACTTCTTGATTTGTTTCTACTTTACGAATATCGGAAGCTGGTACCAGTGCTTTAATAATTAAAGGCGACTTTCGAGGAGAAATTTGAGCAACAATATCACCCGAACGTATTATTTGTGCAGGATTACGCAGATTTAATTCCTGAATAATTCCAGAGGCAGAAGCGCGAATTGCTGTGTTAGCAATCTCACGCATAATTTGGTTTAGTTCCTGGCGATCGCGGCTCAATTGTTTTTGCAATTCTAATTTTTGCTGTAATAATTGTTCTCTTTCTTGATTTAATCTGCTTAAACTAACTTCACTAACAGCGCGTTCTGTAGCAATTTTTTCTTGAGCAATGACCACATTCGCATCACTAGGATTGAGATTAGCCAATGCCCCTTCCAGTCTAGCTTTTGCTGCTGCGATCGCATATTTTTGTTGTTGAATTGCTTGTTGGCTTTGTTCTACATTAGCTGTCTGCGATTCTAAGATCTGTTGTTGTTGTTCAAAAGCTAGTTGTACTTCTTGAAATTGATCTTGAGAAATTGAACCTGTTTCTAGTAAGGGTTTATATCTATCTCGTCTTGCTTGTGCAGCCTTTAAAGAAGTTTCGCTAGATTTAAAATTGGCAATTGCTGATTTTAACTGACTTTGGGTTTTTTGTAACTCTTTCTCAGCTTGCTGGAGATTTGCTTGAGCCTCCCTAAATTGCACAGAAGAATTGATTTCCCGATCTTGAAAATCACGCTGATTACGATTCAATTCAGCTTCCGCCGCAGATATCACCCGATTAATGCGATCGCGCTCTGCAATTATTTGTTTATTCAATGCCGTAATTTGGGCATCAATTTGAGTTAGTTGCAGTGTTGCTTGTTGAATATTCGTTTGTAGTTGGCTTTTTTGCGTTTGCAACCGATCATCCTCTACCAGGGCAATAATATCACCTTGATTAACTGTCTGATTAACCTGAACAGCCAAGCTTTTAATTTTGCCTTCCGTAGCTGCTTGCACCAAGCGCAACTCTCCATCTGGGCGCACAGTCGCCGGAACCTTTACAGTCACTCGATATTTAAGAATACTAGCCAGAAAAAAAGTAGTCGCAAAAATGCTTAAGAGAACCACACCCCCCATCGTTACCCAGCGATTAATCGGAGGCAAAAATTCATCAGGAGTCGCAGCGTGTAAGGAATAATTATCAGTCATCAGTCATCACTTATCAGTTACTTGTACTGAGCGGAGTCGAGGTATCAGTTAAACCTCATCCCCCTCATTCAAATATGACTTAGTAAAACTTTAGCGATCGCTTGAGAAATAGGCAAGCCAGGACACCGTTCTAACCAAAAGAATTCACCTACAGGATTAACTTCTAGAAAAACATAGCGATTATCTGGGGTTAAAATTACATCAATTGCCCCGTAATTTAAACCAAAATGCGCCATCAGTTGCAATAATTTGTCTGCCACATCTTGGGGTAAAGTATGGGTTTGCCAAGCATCAAGTAAAGCTACCCCCTGTTTTCGCCAATCGTAACGGGATTTATCTAAGGCTTGAGAATTTACAGCCGCAGTCAATATAGATTTACCCACAATCGTGATTCTTAGTTCTAAAACTTTGGCAATTTTTTCTTGAAATGTCATCGGACAAAAACGCAATCCCTCTAAATTTTCTAAATCTTCGCTCTTTACGGGATTGGTAAATACTACTTGTTCTCCCCCTTTTTCGTCATAAATGGCAAAGGAAGAAAGCATTTTTGTAATTACATCCTGTTGACATTCTGCGGCAAATTCTTTGACGGCTTGGGGATTATTGGTAGTTAAAGTCCGTGGGGTATCCAAACCGATTTTTCTGGCTACTTGCAGTTGTAGTTGCTTGTTTTCTGCACGACGAATATTTGGCACAGGGTCGAGGTGAAAACCTCTGATGCTGGCAATCATTCCTTGAATCGTGGCGCGAGATTCTTGAATAGAAGCTTGGCGCAATTGCTTATCCATAGTTGGAGGAATTTTTCCACCAATGGCGATGCGCCGATACCAAACTGCTGTTACTTCGTTTAAATCTAGCTTTTGGTCATCAGCAACCAGGACACATTTTTCCGTATTACTGTAATAAATATCTAGTTGTACTTCCGTGGGAAATCGGTCTGTGTCAAAACGAAATGCTTTACCTCCCTGTGATTCAATTGCTTGAGTTACTAGAGAAATACTTTCGTTATCGTGGCTGTGAGTAATAATTAAGACATTCATATAAAAGATTTTTAGTTTTGAATGAGAGAATCTGCGATTGCTTCGGAAATGGGATAATTTAAATCTCGCTCTAACATTCCCCATTCCCCTGTAGGATTAATTTCTAAAAAAACATATTCTTCTAATGGGGTAACGATGAAATCAAACGCGCCAAATGTCAAACCCAACCGCGCCATAAATTGATCAAGGTGCTGAATAATCTCCTTTGGTAATTCGTAAGGCTGCCATGTACAAGACTCTTGGTTAGCACGTCGCCAATCTTGGGTAGATGCTTCATAACTAGAAGCGTCTAAAGCTCCCACAAATAAATTGCCATTGACATATACTGCTCGTAATTCCTGCTGTTTGGGAATTTGCGCTTGAAAAACCATTGGACAGTAGCGCAGAGTCTCAGCATCTAGCAAGTCCTCTTCTTTAACGGTGCTGGTGTACATGAAAAAAGATGAGCCTTCCATGCTGTAAGAAAGGGGTTTTAACAGTTTGGTGATCATTTTGCCGTTGACTTGCTCAAAAAATTCTCTGGCTTCTTTGGGGTTATTAGTCACTAAAGTTGGAGGAATCACCAAACCAACTTCAGCAGCTACTCTCAGTTGATATAACTTATTTTCAGCTGCATTTATCTTCTGTAAATCATCCACCCAATGAGCGTGTCTGAGGCTGTCCCAAAAGCCATCCCACACAGCTAAAGATTCTTTAGTACAAGCATCTCGATATTGCGGAGCTAATTCTGGACTCAAATGCGGTTGCCAAAGTCGCCGCATCCATACAGCTTGTACTTGCTCAGTATTTAAGGTTATGTCTCCATACTCAATCTGATGATGAGAGTTTGATTGATGGAAATAAGCTTGAATTTTAACCGTCATGGGAAACTTATCAGTATCGAGGCGAAACGACTGGACATTTCTCCTGGATAAAGCTGCGGCAACTCTATCAATTGTGAAATAATCACCACTATGAGTAATTAATAAAACTACATCACGCTGTAAAGGCATAAAATATTTTTCTGGATGTCTGCAACACAAACTCGTTAATTATTAATAAACCAACCCTTTGAAGGGGTTGGCGACAATCAGTATATTCATTTATTGACAAAATTTTCCCAGTTCAAAACTTTATTTACTCAAAATTAGCTATTTCTAACCAACTGGTTGATCATCGTCATCAGATGGAAATTTCAGAGTAACAATTTCGCCACCACCATTGTCTTCATTATCAGAAGGATACTTCAGAGTGACAGCAATGTCTTCATCACGAAGTTTCCCGGTTACACCATTACCATCTTCACAATCAGAAGGATACTTTCTTGTTTGCCCTCTTTTTCCACCACTAACTGCTTCTGATTCTTCATCTGTCAGGTCTTCACAGTTTTGACCTTCTAAGAAGCGGGCAAAAAAGGGAACTGCTTGTGCGTTCAAATCTTCTTGTCTATTCTCTGGCATAAATATTCTCCTAAGACAAAAATAAGTGACAATCAATTAACATCTTTAAACCAGGGTATTACATAATGTTTAACTAGACAAGTTTTTAATTTCTCTTAAATAGTAGTTAACTTTTTCCATGCCCATATACATACAAAAAATTTATCAAAAAAACTAATATTAGTTACGGTTTAAGTATTACTTAGATAATGTTAAGTTTTATTAAAAAAATATTTTGTTTTGAACTTAGTTAATCCCAAAAGCATGAAATATCAGATTGTTTTGCAACACAGTGAAGAAGACTGCGGCGCAGCGTGTATTGCCACTATTGCCAAATATTATAAACGGGACTTTGCGATCGCTCGTGTCCGGGAAGCTGTGGGTACAGGCGCACAAGGGACAACTCTGGTAGGTTTAAGACGCGGTGCAGAAAGTCTAGGATTTCATGCACGGCAAGTAAAAGCAACGCCACAATTAATTAATCAACTCCAGGAAGCACCTCTGCCTGCGATTATTCATTGGAAAGGTTACCACTGGGTAGTATTGTATGGTCAAAAAGGGAAAAAATATGTAATTGCAGATCCTGGCGTTGGTATTCGCTACATCAACCGCGAGGAATTAGCCACAGGCTGGGCAAATTGCATTATGTTATTGCTAGTCCCAGATGAAATTCGCTTTTATCAACAAGAATCAGATAAAATTAAGGGCTTCAGTCATTTTTTAGCCAGAGTCATACCTTATCGCCACATTTTAACGGAAGCATTTTTAATTAACTTAGCAATGGGAATATTGTCCCTAGCTTCCCCTTTTTTGATTCAAATTTTGACTGATGACGTATTAGTTAGAGGTGATATACAGCTACTAACTACAGTGGGAATTGGGGTAATGGCAATGAATATTTTTAGTAGTAGCTTAAAACTCATCCAATCTAACTTAATTGCCCATTTTGCTCAACGTTTAGAATTAGGCTTAACTTTAGAATTTGGTAGACAAATTTTGCGTCTACCTTTAACCTACTACGAAGCTCACCGGAGTGGAGAAATTGTGAGTCGTTTGCGGGATATTGAACAAATAAATCAACTTGTATCACAAGTCGTTATTAGCTTTCCTAGTCAAATTTTAATTGCCATAATTTCCCTAGCATTTATGTTGATTTACAGTTTCAAATTACTAGGTGTGGCAGTATTAATGGCATTTATTATGTCATTATCTACAATAATTTTTCTGCCGACATTACAGCGCAAAGTTCGTGATGTTATTGTCACTCAAGCCGAAAATCAAGGTATGTTAATTGAAACTTTTAAGGGGATACTAACATTGAAAACTAGCAACACAGCGCCGCAAGCTTGGGAAGAAATTCAACAGCGTTTTGGCCATCTGGCAAATTTGAGTTTTAGCACTGTGCAAATTGGTATTATCAATAATGTATTTTCTGGCTTGGTTTATGGATTTAGTAATTTGGCTGTACTATGGTTTGGGAGCAGTTTAGTAATTAATCAAGAATTAAGTATTGGTCAATTGTTAGCCTTTAATGCGATGAATGCTAATTTTAATGGTTTAATTACTACCGTAATTGGTTTTGTAGATGAATTTGCTAGAGTTAAAACTGCCACCCAACGGGTAACGGAAGTTATTGATAGTACCCCTGAAGATCAAAATGAACAAGCTAAACCTTGGGCGAATCTTCCTGAAAATACAGATATTATCTGCTCTCAAATTAATTTTCACCACATAGGTAGAGCCAACTTACTTACAGATTTTTCTGTAACTATTCCTGGGGGGGAAGTTACAGCATTAATTGGTAAATCTGGTTGTGGTAAAAGCACTTTAGCAAAACTTATAGCTGGATTATATCCGTTACAATCAGGTAATATTCGTTTCGGAATTTATAACCATCATGATTTATCTTTAGAATGTCGGCGACAGCAAATAATATTAGTCCCTCAAGAAGCCCATTTTTGGAGTCGTTCAATTTTTGATAACTTCCGCTTTAGTTATCCTGATGTTACTTTTGAACAAATTGTCAAAGCTTGTCAAATTGCTGGTGCAGATGAATTTATTAATGAATTACCGGATGGCTACCAAACTGTATTAGGGGAATTTGGGGTAAATATTTCCGGTGGGCAAAAACAAAGATTAGCTTTAGCCAGAGCTATTGTGACCGAACCACCAATTTTAATTTTAGATGAATCGACTAGTGCCTTAGACCCAGTATTAGAAGCCCAAGTATTAGATAAATTGTTATTTCATCGGCAAGGTAAAACGACTATTATTATTAGCCATCGTTCCCGTGTCATTTTACGTGCAGATTTGATTGTTTATTTAGATAAAGGGCATTTAAAACTACAAGGTACTCTAGACCAAATACAAGTTATTTCAGGAGAACACTTAGATTTTTTAAACCCTTGATTAGTATTTGTAATATGCACATGGCGAAATTGTTGAAATGTTGCGCTTGCGTGGCAAATAGATCGGAAGTACCATACTGTTTACCCAGAGTTTTGACAAACAAAAAGCTGCTGCCATTGCTGATCTAAGCTCAGACAAGTTCAATCTGCAAACAACTTGTGATTAACCTACGCCCCGCCACTCTAGCCGATTTGAATTTGTTGCGACATTGGGATGAGCAACCTCATGTGATTGCTTCAGATCCCAATGATGACTGGGGTTGGGAGGTAGAACTTGCTCGTTCTCCCGATTGGAGAGAGCAATTGATTGTGGAAATTGATAGTCGTCCTATCGGATTTATCCAGATCATCGATCCAGCACAAGAGGATAGCCATTACTGGGGTGATGTTGGGGAGAATCTTCGTGCCATTGATATTTGGATTGGTGAAGAGACTGATTTGGGTAAAGGCTATGGAACGCAAATGATGCGGCTTGCACTTGCTCGATGTTTTGCTGATCCACTTGTGACAGCTATACTTGTTGATCCACTAGCCAGCAATACCCGTGTTCATCGCTTTTATGAACGCCTTGGCTTCAAATTCATCGAGCATCGCTGTTTCGGTGACGATGAGTGCTTTGTTTATCGCCTAAACCGAGAAGATTGGCACTGCAAAAGTGAAGTGTATGTCTAGATCAATTTCTTGCGCTCGTTGAATGGGCAGTTGATTTTCCCAATCATCCAGCGCGATCGCTTGATGTAATGTTATCGAAAAATTGGGTTTAATACCATTTCACGAAAAACATGATACAAACGTAAACCCTAAAAGTCTTGCTGAATCTAGGTTTTTTAATTGCGAATTGCGAATTGTGAATTGGTATGACGGTTAGGCTGATGTAGCCTTTGAGAAAAATTTAGGTTCACCAAACTCAAAGGTTATTGCTGGGAGTTCGGCACTAAGTAAAATGTATCTAAATTTGCCTCTGGTGAATAATGCTTTCTAGCTAAAAGCTGTGCAACCATCTCTGCACGAGACGAAACTTTAAGCTTACGAAACATTCGCTTTAAAGCTTGCTTGACGGAATTTTCAGTAATCCAAAGCTGATGCCCAATTTCTGCGTTAGTTAGCCCCAAAGCAACCAACTGAGCAATTTGTAACTCACGAGGTGTTAAGTGTTGGCGTAGCCCGCCGCAGGCATCGCTTTGAAAAGGATAGTGGTGCGACTTTGCTGTGGCAGTAGATTGTGAATCAACTGTTGCAGCCCAAACAGATAGGTGCAAGCAAATAGAACTCAAATCGGTGAGATTTTGTGTATCAAAGGCAGGCATTGATTTTTCACGGGTGCAACCTACTACGCCGACTATTTGATTGCGGTTAATGATCGGCCCCGCCATAACGTGCCAATGATCTTGGCGGGGACAAATGACTTTCCAAGCCTTTGGTGACATCACTAATGCTTCATGGACAGGCGCATGACGTTCTACCAAATAATGCGCTATGGGATTGTGTTCAATGGATAATGCAATTTTGAGAATTTTCTGAAGATTTTTATCAGCAGCTAAGGATAATTGCTCAAAGAAAAAGATGGAATATCGTTTTGCCCCAAAATACTCCCCAATTTGTGGCACAACTTGTAATCGTAGTTCATGCTCACTAGGGGCTTGGTTGATGGTTTCAAAAATCAGCTTTAGGGGAATTGTCATGAGTAAAGTTGACTCAAGTGTACTCTTTCGAGGTCTAGGAGCATCGCAGCACAGAGACTATATTAACTTTAATCTCAATTCGATTTTGAGATAAGAAGCAATCAAGAAATTCTACACGCATTGTATAGCAAGCTTTATGCTTTACCCATCAGCAGAATGAAAAAATTTAAGAGGAACCAATGAGACAAGACGCAATCTTTAGTCCCTTTTTTGCATCAATGTTTTTAACACTCTTGGTCTGGGTGTATATGTACATTCGTCGTATTAGTTTCATCACAAGTAGAAAACTTAAACCCCAAGACCTAGCTGTACCTAATACACTGGCACAAATTTCACCCCCAAGTGTATCTAATCCATCTGATAATCTGAAAAACCTGTTTGAGATTCCGGTACTTTTTTATGCGCTTTTACTTTATTTGTTTATCACGCAGCAGGTGGATACAGTCTATGTGAATGCTGCGTGGATTTTCGTTTTGTTTCGTGTCTTGCATAGTGTGGTTCATTGCATATTCAATCTCGTTATACTTCGGTTCTATCTTTACCTATTTGCAACGCTGGCAGTGTGGTTTATCGCGTTCCGTGCAGCTTTTATTCACTTTAGTATATAAAGGAACTACCCAATAGCTATTAAATCAGTGAGGTATGCCAAATCTTAACCAAAGATGATGGCGATCGCAGGGGGAAAGCCCTTTACAGTTTCTTGAAGTACCTAGCAACTGGGAACAACCCAAAACCCAGTTTTTCATAGGTACAACGTGCTGGTGCATGACCAGGATCACCTCCAGTTTCGACCATAGCAATGGAAATTCCCGTCGCTTTCATCCAATTAAGAGCAAAGTTTATCAGAGCAGAACCTACGCCTTGACACATAGTTTGATAAACTACTTCAAGTTAAAGACTGTTAGTACCGTTTTTCGATAGATGCAAGTAGAAGAAATTTTAGCTCAACTAGAAATTAATACTAAAACTTTCCCCCGTTTAGCTTTAGAAGCAGCCATCGAGCAGAGAGAAGCTATTACACCTATATTAATATCAACTTTAGATAAGTTAAGTGAGAATCTTGAACAGCTATTAGAGAAAGAAGACTATATTTTACATATTCATGCTTTATATTTACTAGCACAGTTTAGGGAAGAGTCAGCATACCCTACAATTATCAAGTTTTTTTCAGTTCCTGGTGATGTTGCATTAGATGTAACTGGAGATATAGTAACTGAGGATTTAGGTAGAATACTCGCTTGCGTTAGTGGCGGAAGGATTGAGCCGATAAAACAACTTATAGAAAATTCAAAAGCTAATGAATATGTAAGGGGTGCTGCATTAGAAGCATTATTAGTTTTAATAGCTCAAGAAGTTATTACTAGAGAACAGGTTATACAATATTATGCCAAGCTGTTTTCAACTTTAGATAAAGAAGATCATTATATCCAAACTACTTTAGTAACCAATAGCGCACAGCTTTGTGCAGTCGAACTGCAAGAACAAATAAATCGGGCTTTTGAGCAAAACTCAGTTGATTTGTTTTTTATTGACCAGGAAGATGTAAGCACTTA
This region includes:
- a CDS encoding four helix bundle protein, whose product is MSYRNQFIWQRAVQLAINCYKFTRLFPQSELYGLTSQIRRSSVSVASNIAEGYGRRSKPEYIQFLHIALGSLRELDTQLIIAKEVDLADKDLFTPILNEVEEMQSILVATLNKLKG
- a CDS encoding transposase yields the protein MKSAIELAQQFASLVRQRLSKQLDAWLNKAKNSSVSLLRSFAVSLESDYNAVKAGVTMSVSNGPVEGHINRLKMLKRQMYGRAKIDLLERRFLLTM
- the tnpA gene encoding IS200/IS605 family transposase, which codes for MKDDFVSKGRSVSDLKVHLVLVTKYRRKAFTSEMLSRLNVVMQELLEKWDCKLVTFNGEEDHVHLLFQYHPDVELSKLVNNLKSVSSRKLRQEFAEHLESFYWKDVFWSGSYFVASCGGVTVSTLRKYIEAQESLTQST
- a CDS encoding transposase (programmed frameshift) — its product is MWNEYNNPRHIRTLNGVVELQLKIRRCQNKSCMRYKKAYRPEQEGSLALPQNEFGLDVIAYIGALRYQEHRSVPQIHTHLELKGICISKRTVTHLIDRYDELLSLWLKDHKRLKAIVANQGRVILAIDGMQPEIGHEVLWVIRDCLSGEILLAKTLLSSRNEDLVALLLEVANTLDVPIDGVVSDGQQSIRKAVGLALPKIAHGLCHYHYLKEAIKPIYEADRNAKKELKKKVRGLREIERSVTNEDKDLVTIIEDYCSAVRSSITNDGHPPLEASGLKLQENLTLIEQSLERMEKRSALPPPLVNLKHLLAKGLSATASLFSPVRVAYQWVDKASNILNNKIGLDAAGVKQSYQQLLTEMSQQKQKAGTLNTAIDNFIKTTHSYWSGLFHCYEIEDFPRTNNDLEHAFGMLRYHQRRCTGRKVAPSSLVIRGSVKLACAIATKLHSFTASDLAQVDIHTWLELRSQLQKHHKARIEQYRFRRDPKAYLANLESRLL
- a CDS encoding MvdD family ATP-grasp ribosomal peptide maturase, with the translated sequence MNVLIITHSHDNESISLVTQAIESQGGKAFRFDTDRFPTEVQLDIYYSNTEKCVLVADDQKLDLNEVTAVWYRRIAIGGKIPPTMDKQLRQASIQESRATIQGMIASIRGFHLDPVPNIRRAENKQLQLQVARKIGLDTPRTLTTNNPQAVKEFAAECQQDVITKMLSSFAIYDEKGGEQVVFTNPVKSEDLENLEGLRFCPMTFQEKIAKVLELRITIVGKSILTAAVNSQALDKSRYDWRKQGVALLDAWQTHTLPQDVADKLLQLMAHFGLNYGAIDVILTPDNRYVFLEVNPVGEFFWLERCPGLPISQAIAKVLLSHI
- a CDS encoding HlyD family efflux transporter periplasmic adaptor subunit, giving the protein MTDNYSLHAATPDEFLPPINRWVTMGGVVLLSIFATTFFLASILKYRVTVKVPATVRPDGELRLVQAATEGKIKSLAVQVNQTVNQGDIIALVEDDRLQTQKSQLQTNIQQATLQLTQIDAQITALNKQIIAERDRINRVISAAEAELNRNQRDFQDREINSSVQFREAQANLQQAEKELQKTQSQLKSAIANFKSSETSLKAAQARRDRYKPLLETGSISQDQFQEVQLAFEQQQQILESQTANVEQSQQAIQQQKYAIAAAKARLEGALANLNPSDANVVIAQEKIATERAVSEVSLSRLNQEREQLLQQKLELQKQLSRDRQELNQIMREIANTAIRASASGIIQELNLRNPAQIIRSGDIVAQISPRKSPLIIKALVPASDIRKVETNQEVQLRISSCSYTEYGTLKGSVSAISPDVINSGNQNNPAMYEVTIQPKKLELTAGDRQCAIKSGMEARADILSSETIILQFLLKKARILTNI